One Megalops cyprinoides isolate fMegCyp1 chromosome 17, fMegCyp1.pri, whole genome shotgun sequence DNA window includes the following coding sequences:
- the msgn1 gene encoding mesogenin-1: MDNLSGDIIHLEGDFDMVVSKILSNWDCWTHKKPFEDGQDSPQCASPESSLDSMCSSPETPTSSSGCNTFLNFPCPQQKHSSTSPKKPPKPKMSTKRRMKASEREKMRMRSLADALHQLRDYLPPDYSQRGQPLTKIQTLKYTIQYINELSDLLSST; encoded by the coding sequence ATGGATAACCTGTCTGGTGATATCATTCATTTGGAGGGGGATTTTGACATGGTAGTTTCAAAGATACTCTCAAACTGGGACTGCTGGACCCATAAGAAGCCTTTTGAAGATGGCCAGGATTCACCTCAGTGCGCGTCTCCTGAGTCATCGCTCGATTCAATGTGCTCTTCACCAGAAACACCAACGAGCTCAAGTGgatgcaatacatttttgaatttcCCGTGTCCCCAGCAAAAGCACAGTTCCACGTCGCCCAAGAAGCCGCCCAAGCCAAAGATGTCCACCAAGCGACGCATGAAGgcgagtgagagggagaagatgCGGATGAGAagcttggcagatgctcttcaCCAGCTCCGTGATTACCTGCCTCCGGACTACAGCCAGAGGGGTCAACCTTTAACAAAAATCCAAACTCTGAAATACACCATCCAATATATCAATGAACTTTCTGACCTTCTCAGTAGTACGTAA